The Pseudomonas pergaminensis nucleotide sequence GTTCACCGGTCGTGAAGAGGGCATCGCCGTGCACTCCGTTGCCTTGTTGCTGCGCGCATGAATGATCTGCAACTGTTGGGGCCACGGGCCTATGGCGAGGCCCTGGGCTGCGCGGTCCTGAAGGCGACCGCCGAAGACTTCCAGGTTGACGAAGTGCTGGATATCCCGTTGACCGGCGAGGGCGAGCACCTCTGGTTGTGGGTGGAGAAGCGTGGTCTCAACACCGAGGAAGCCGCGCGGCGTATCGCCAAGGCGGCAGGCGTGCCGTTGCGCACCGTCAGCTATGCCGGGCTCAAGGATCGCCAGGCGTTGACCCGCCAATGGTTCAGCGTGCAGCTGCCAGGCAAGTCCGACCCGGACATGAGCGCTGCGCAAAACGACACCCTCAAGATCCTCAAGACCGCTCGCCATAAACGCAAGTTGCAGCGCGGCGCGCACTCGGCCAATGGTTTCACCTTGCGCCTGACGCAGTTGGCCGGTGATACCGCCGCCCTCGACGCACGGTTGCAGCTGATTGCCCAGCATGGCATTCCCAACTATTTCGGTGCCCAGCGCTTTGGTCATAACGGCGGTAACGTCGTCGATGCCCGTGAGTGGGCCGCGCGCAAAGCCTTGCCGGAGCAGCGCAATGTGCGTTCACGCCTGCTGTCCACGGCGCGCAGTTTCCTGTTCAACAAGGTGCTGGCGGCACGTGTGGCCGACGGCTCCTGGCAGCGAGCCCAAGTCGGTGACCTGTTGGCGTTTACCGACAGCCGCAGTTTTTTCCCGGCAGGCGAAGCCGAATGCAGTGACCCGCGCCTGGCGATCCTGGACCTGCACCCGACCGGCCCCCAGTGGGGCGAAGGTGATTCACCTGCCAGTGGTGCAACCTTTGAGCTGGAACAGGCGGTTGCCGCCGATGAAGCCGACCTGCGCGATTGGCTGGTGAATGCGGGCATGAGCCAGGAACGTCGCATTCTGCGACTGCCCATTGGCGGTTTGACGTGGCATTATCCCTCGCTGGACATTCTGCAATTGGAATTCGTCCTGCCGGCCGGATGCTTCGCCACTGCCTTGGTGCGCGAGCTTGTTGATCTGGTGCCGGTGGGGCAGACGGACAACCCATGCGTATTCTGATATCAAACGATGACGGTGCCACCGCACCCGGCCTTGCCGCGCTCTATGCTGCGCTGGAAGATTATGCCGAGTGCGTGGTGGTTGCCCCCGACCAGGACAAGAGCGGCGCCAGCAGTTCGCTGACGCTCGACCGTCCGCTGCACCCGCAAGTCCTGGCCAATGGCTTTATCAGTGTGAACGGCACCCCCACCGACTGCGTCCACCTGGCGATCAACAGCCTGCTGGAGCAGGAGCCGGATCTGGTGGTGTCGGGCATCAACCTGGGTGCAAACCTGGGAGATGACGTGCTGTATTCCGGTACCGTGGCGGCAGCGCTTGAAGGGCGTTTCCTGGGGCGTACCGCGTTCGCTTTTTCGTTTGCCTCGCGCCAACTGGACAACCTGCCCACCGCTGCGTATTTCGCACGCAAGCTGGTGGAGGCCCATGGCTCCCTGAACCTGCCGCCGCGCACAGTGCTCAACGTCAATATTCCCAACCTGCCCCTTGATCACATTCGCGGCATCCAGCTGACGCGCCTGGGCCATCGTGCCCGTGCGGCGGCGCCGATGAAGGTGGTCGACCCGCGTGGCAAGGAAGGCTATTGGATCGCCGCAGCAGGTGATGCCGAAGACGGCGGAGAGGGCACGGACTTTCATGCGGTGATGCAAGGTTATGTGTCGATTACCCCATTGCAGTTTGACCGTACCTTCAGTGATGCCTTCAGTGGTCTCGATGGCTGGCTGGAGGGGCTGCGCTGATGGGCCGTGAACAAGACGACTTGCTGCGCCGGGGTATCGGGATGACGTCCCAGCGTACCCGCGAACGCCTGATCCAGCGCTTGTACGAAGAGGGCTTGTCCAACGCCCAGGTGCTGGAAGTGATCCGGCGCACGCCGCGGCACCTGTTTGTCGATGAAGCCCTGGCCCACCGTGCCTACGAAGACACGGCACTGCCCATCGGCCACAACCAGACCATCTCCCAGCCGTACATGGTGGCGCGCATGAGCGAGCTGCTGCTGGCGGCGGGGCCTTTGGACAAGGTGCTGGAAATCGGCACCGGCTCCGGCTACCAGACCGCCGTGCTGGCGCAACTGGTGGAGCGGGTATTCTCGGTGGAGCGCATCAAGGTGTTGCAAGACCGCGCCAAGGAGCGCCTGGTGGAGCTGAACCTGCGCAACGTGGTCTTCCGTTGGGGCGATGGCTGGGAAGGCTGGCCGGCGCTGGCGCCTTACAACGGCATCATCGTGACCGCCGTGGCCACCGACGTTCCGCAAGCACTGCTCGATCAGCTCGCTCCCGGCGGGCGCCTGGTAATCCCGGTGGGCTCCGGTGAAGTGCAACAGTTGATGCTCATTATCCGTGAAGACGAAGGCTTTTCCCGGCATGTACTGGGGGCCGTTCGTTTTGTGCCGTTGCTCAATGGCCCGCTGGCCTGATCAATTTCTGCCGGCGGTGAATTCTGCTGGCGGGGATGTGTCTTACAGCGGGGTCTATTGAGTCAACATGATCGGCGCCACGATTCAACACGCTGATTGATGGGTTTCAGACGTGTGCCGGTAAAACGCCAATGCCCAGTTATACTTGCGTCATATTTCAAGCCTGATACAGGCGTTCATGTTCAGCCACCACAAAGGGAGCGGCGGGTGAGTCTCACAGGTCTTGCGCAGCGTATGAGTAAAACAAGCTTTCATCGACTGGTGCTTGGCCTCGTCTTCAGTTCCGTACTGGCAGGGTGTTCCAGCTCGCCAAGCAGCGGCGCGCGGGTGGTTGACCGTAATAATGCGGCGCCGCAAAAACCGACGGTGACGACCGGGCAATATGTAGTGCGCAAGGGCGATACGATGTTCTCGATTGCCTTCCGCTATGGCTGGGACTACAAGGCGCTCGCAGCTCGTAACAATATTCCTGTGCCCTACACGATACATCCCGGCCAGACGATTCGCTTCGACGGTCGTACCGGTTCAGCGCCTACGGCAGTTGTGACAAACACTGGATCTTCGCCATCTTCTTCGAGCAAAACCACGATCATCACCCGGCCTGCGGGCACCGCTGCGCCTGCGCCTGCGGCCAAGCCGGCACCCGCGCCGTTGCCACCTGCCGGACCGGCGCCGACCGGTTGGGGATGGCCCTCAAACGGGGTGCTGATTGGAAAATTCTCTTCAAACGGTAGTTTGAATAAAGGCATTGATATCGCCGGGGATTTGGGACAGCCTGTTTTAGCTGCGTCTGATGGGACAGTGGTGTACGCCGGGAGTGGTTTACGGGGCTACGGCGAGCTGGTCATCATCAAACACAGCGATACCTACGTCAGTGCTTACGGCCATAACCGTAGGCTGTTGGTTCGGGAGGGGCAGCAGGTCAAAGTCGGACAGACAATTGCCGAAATGGGGTCAACTGGTACAGACCGGGTGAAACTGCACTTTGAGATTCGCCGTCAAGGGAAGCCTGTAGATCCACTGCAATTCCTACCCCGTCGTTGATGTGTTGCACAGCCTGTTCCCTCACGTAGAAGGAACAGGCTCCAGCGTTGCCAAGGATAAAGGCGTCGCTTGAGCTTGAGGTCGAACTCACCAAAGGACTATAACAATGGCTCTCAGTAAAGAAGTGCCGGAGTTTGACATCGACGATGAGGTTCTCCTTATGGAGACCGGTATCGCTACGGAATCGATGTCGAATGAGGGACCTGCTGTACCTTCAGTTCGCACCAAATCCAAGAACTCCACCGCGTTAAAGCAACATAAGTACATTGACTACACACGGGCGCTCGATGCGACTCAGCTGTACCTCAATGAAATCGGTTTTTCCCCTCTGCTGACCCCCGAAGAAGAAGTCCATTTTGCGCGCTTGTCGCAAAAGGGCGACCCGGCTGGGCGCAAGCGCATGATTGAAAGCAACCTGCGACTGGTGGTGAAAATCGCCCGGCGCTACGTCAATCGCGGGCTGTCCCTGTTGGACTTGATCGAGGAAGGCAACCTGGGCTTGATCCGGGCGGTGGAGAAGTTCGACCCTGAGCGGGGCTTCCGCTTTTCAACCTATGCCACCTGGTGGATTCGCCAGACCATCGAACGGGCGATCATGAATCAGACCCGCACGATCCGGTTGCCGATCCATGTGGTCAAGGAGCTCAACGTCTACCTGCGGGCGGCGCGTGAGCTTACCCAAAAACTCGATCATGAACCTTCGCCCGAAGAGATCGCCAACCTGCTGGAGAAACCGGTAGGGGAGGTCAAACGCATGCTCGGCTTGAATGAGCGCGTGTCTTCGGTCGATGTCTCGCTGGGTCCGGATTCGGATAAAACCCTGCTGGATACCCTGACGGATGATCGCCCTACAGATCCTTGCGAGCTGTTGCAGGACGATGATCTTTCCCAGAGCATTGACCAGTGGCTGTCGGAACTCACGGACAAGCAGCGTGAGGTGGTGATTCGCCGCTTCGGCCTGCGCGGCCATGAGAGCAGCACCTTGGAGGACGTAGGCCTGGAGATCGGCCTGACCCGTGAGCGGGTGCGGCAGATCCAGGTGGAAGGGCTCAAGCGCTTGCGTGAGATCCTGGAGAAGAATGGCTTGTCGAGTGAGTCGTTGTTTCAGTAACGATTGATAAGACCGCTATGACAAAACGCCCGGTGCATGGGAATGCACCGGGCGTTTTGCTGTGCGCTGAGCATTCGTTGCCAACAACTGCCCCTGTAGGAGCCCGGCTTGCCGGCGATGAGGCCCTCAAGACCGCCATCGCCGGCAAGCCTGGCTCCTACAGGGGAGGGTGTAGCACCGAATCCCACGCATAAAAAAACCCCGCTTTTAAGGGCGGGGTCTTTTCGACTAAGTCAGTACAAGTTAGATAACTTGAACTTCTTCAGCTTGCATGCCTTTCTGACCGCGGGTAGCGATGAAAGAAACCTGTTGGCCTTCTTTCAGGCTTTTGAAGCCGTCGGATTGGATAGCTTTGAAGTGAACGAACAGGTCGTCACCGGATTGTGGAGTGATGAAGCCGAAGCCTTTTTCATCGT carries:
- the truD gene encoding tRNA pseudouridine(13) synthase TruD codes for the protein MNDLQLLGPRAYGEALGCAVLKATAEDFQVDEVLDIPLTGEGEHLWLWVEKRGLNTEEAARRIAKAAGVPLRTVSYAGLKDRQALTRQWFSVQLPGKSDPDMSAAQNDTLKILKTARHKRKLQRGAHSANGFTLRLTQLAGDTAALDARLQLIAQHGIPNYFGAQRFGHNGGNVVDAREWAARKALPEQRNVRSRLLSTARSFLFNKVLAARVADGSWQRAQVGDLLAFTDSRSFFPAGEAECSDPRLAILDLHPTGPQWGEGDSPASGATFELEQAVAADEADLRDWLVNAGMSQERRILRLPIGGLTWHYPSLDILQLEFVLPAGCFATALVRELVDLVPVGQTDNPCVF
- the surE gene encoding 5'/3'-nucleotidase SurE, which encodes MRILISNDDGATAPGLAALYAALEDYAECVVVAPDQDKSGASSSLTLDRPLHPQVLANGFISVNGTPTDCVHLAINSLLEQEPDLVVSGINLGANLGDDVLYSGTVAAALEGRFLGRTAFAFSFASRQLDNLPTAAYFARKLVEAHGSLNLPPRTVLNVNIPNLPLDHIRGIQLTRLGHRARAAAPMKVVDPRGKEGYWIAAAGDAEDGGEGTDFHAVMQGYVSITPLQFDRTFSDAFSGLDGWLEGLR
- a CDS encoding protein-L-isoaspartate(D-aspartate) O-methyltransferase; translated protein: MTSQRTRERLIQRLYEEGLSNAQVLEVIRRTPRHLFVDEALAHRAYEDTALPIGHNQTISQPYMVARMSELLLAAGPLDKVLEIGTGSGYQTAVLAQLVERVFSVERIKVLQDRAKERLVELNLRNVVFRWGDGWEGWPALAPYNGIIVTAVATDVPQALLDQLAPGGRLVIPVGSGEVQQLMLIIREDEGFSRHVLGAVRFVPLLNGPLA
- a CDS encoding peptidoglycan DD-metalloendopeptidase family protein, giving the protein MSLTGLAQRMSKTSFHRLVLGLVFSSVLAGCSSSPSSGARVVDRNNAAPQKPTVTTGQYVVRKGDTMFSIAFRYGWDYKALAARNNIPVPYTIHPGQTIRFDGRTGSAPTAVVTNTGSSPSSSSKTTIITRPAGTAAPAPAAKPAPAPLPPAGPAPTGWGWPSNGVLIGKFSSNGSLNKGIDIAGDLGQPVLAASDGTVVYAGSGLRGYGELVIIKHSDTYVSAYGHNRRLLVREGQQVKVGQTIAEMGSTGTDRVKLHFEIRRQGKPVDPLQFLPRR
- the rpoS gene encoding RNA polymerase sigma factor RpoS — translated: MALSKEVPEFDIDDEVLLMETGIATESMSNEGPAVPSVRTKSKNSTALKQHKYIDYTRALDATQLYLNEIGFSPLLTPEEEVHFARLSQKGDPAGRKRMIESNLRLVVKIARRYVNRGLSLLDLIEEGNLGLIRAVEKFDPERGFRFSTYATWWIRQTIERAIMNQTRTIRLPIHVVKELNVYLRAARELTQKLDHEPSPEEIANLLEKPVGEVKRMLGLNERVSSVDVSLGPDSDKTLLDTLTDDRPTDPCELLQDDDLSQSIDQWLSELTDKQREVVIRRFGLRGHESSTLEDVGLEIGLTRERVRQIQVEGLKRLREILEKNGLSSESLFQ
- a CDS encoding cold-shock protein, whose translation is MSNRQTGTVKWFNDEKGFGFITPQSGDDLFVHFKAIQSDGFKSLKEGQQVSFIATRGQKGMQAEEVQVI